The following are encoded together in the Drosophila takahashii strain IR98-3 E-12201 chromosome X, DtakHiC1v2, whole genome shotgun sequence genome:
- the Ptp10D gene encoding tyrosine-protein phosphatase 10D isoform X2 → MLYQLSKATTRIRLKRQKAVPQHCWLWSLAFLAAFTLKDVRCADLAISIPNNPGLDDGASYRLDYSPPFGYPEPNTTIASREIGDEIQFSRALPGTKYNFWLYYTNFTHHDWLTWTVTITTAPDPPSNLSVQVRSGKNAIILWSPPTQGSYTAFKIKVLGLSEASSSYNRTFQVNDNTFQHSVKELTPGATYQVQAYTIYDGKESVAYTSRNFTTKPNTPGKFIVWFRNETTLLVLWQPPYPAGIYTHYKVSIEPPDANDSVLYVEKEGEPPGPAQAAFKGLVPGRAYNISVQTMSEDEISLPTTAQYRTVPLRPLNVTFDRDFITSNSFRVLWEAPKGVSEFDKYQVSVATTRRQSTVPRSNEPVAFFDFRDIAEPGKTFNVIVKTVSGKVTSWPATGDVTLRPLPVRNLRSINDDKTNTMVITWEADPASTQDEYRIVYHELETFNGDTSTLTTDRTRFTLESLLPGRNYSLSVQAVSKKMESNETSIFVVTRPSSPIIEDLKSIRMGLNISWKSDVNSKQEQYEVLYSRNGTSDLRTQKTKESRLVIKNLQPGAGYELKVFAVSHDLRSEPHAYFQAVYPNPPRNMTIETVRSNSVLVHWSPPESGEFTEYSIRYRTDSEQQWVRLPSVRSTEADITDMTKGEKYTIQVNTVSFGVESPVPQEVNTTVPPNPVSNIIQLVDSRNITLEWPKPEGRVESYILKWWPSDNPGRVQTKNVSENKSADDLSTVRVLIGELMPGVQYKFDIQTTSYGILSGITSLYPRTMPLIQSDVVVANGEKEDERDTITLSYTPTPQSSSKFDIYRFSLGDAEIRDKEKLANDTDRKVTFTGLVPGRLYNITVWTVSGGVASLPIQRQDRLYPEPITQLHATNITDTEISLRWDLPKGEYNDFDIAYLTADNLLAQNMTIRNEITISDLRPHRNYTFTVVVRSGTESSVLRSSSPLSASFTTNEAVPGRVERFHPTDVQPSEINFEWSLPSSEANGVIRQFSIAYTNINNLTDAGMQDFESEEAFGVIKNLKPGETYVFKIQAKTAIGFGPEREYRQTMPILAPPRPATQVVPTEVYRSSSTIQIRFRKNYFSDQNGQVRMYTIIVAEDDAKNASGLEMPSWLDVQSYSVWLPYQAIDPYYPFENQSVEDFTIGTENCDNHKIGYCNGPLKSGTTYRVKVRAFTGADKFTDTAYSFPIQTDQDNTSLIVAITVPLTIILVLLVTLLFYKRRRNNCRKTTKDSRANDNMSLPDSVIEQNRPILIKNFAEHYRLMSADSDFRFSEEFEELKHVGRDQPCTFADLPCNRPKNRFTNILPYDHSRFKLQPVDDDEGSDYINANYVPGHNSPREFIVTQGPLHSTRDDFWRMCWESNSRAIVMLTRCFEKGREKCDQYWPNDTVPVFYGDIKVQILNDSHYADWVMTEFMLCRGSEQRILRHFHFTTWPDFGVPNPPQTLVRFVRAFRDRIGAEQRPIVVHCSAGVGRSGTFITLDRILQQINTSDYVDIFGIVYAMRKERVWMVQTEQQYICIHQCLLAVLEGKENIVGPAREMHDNEGYEGQQVQLDENGDVVATIEGHLSHHDLQQAEAEAIDDENAAILHDDQQPLTSSFTGHHNHMPPTTSMSSFVGAGGGINNVEAPDR, encoded by the exons GACGTTCGATGTGCAGATCTAGCCATAAGCATACCCAACAATCCCGGCCTGGACGATGGGGCCTCCTATCGGTTGGACTACAGTCCGCCCTTCGGCTATCCGGAGCCCAACACGACGATTGCCTCCCGGGAAATCGGCGATGAGATCCAATTCTCACGCGCCCTGCCCGGCACCAAATACAACTTCTGGCTGTACTACACGAACTTCACGCACCACGATTGGCTCACCTGGACGGTGACGATAACAACAG CTCCCGATCCGCCGTCGAACCTCTCTGTCCAGGTGCGGAGCGGCAAGAACGCCATCATCCTGTGGTCCCCGCCCACCCAGGGCAGCTACACGGCCTTCAAGATCAAGGTGCTGGGCCTGTCGGAGGCCTCGAGCAGCTACAACCGCACCTTCCAGGTCAACGACAACACATTCCAGCACAGCGTCAAGGAGCTGACCCCGGGAGCCACCTACCAGGTGCAGGCCTATACCATCTACGATGGCAAGGAGTCGGTGGCCTACACCAGTCGCAATTTCACCACAA AGCCCAACACTCCGGGGAAATTCATCGTCTGGTTCCGTAATGAGACGACGCTGCTGGTCCTGTGGCAACCGCCGTATCCGGCGGGCATTTACACGCACTACAAGGTGTCCATCGAGCCGCCGGACGCCAACGACAGTGTTCTGTATGTGGAGAAGGAGGGCGAGCCGCCCGGTCCGGCGCAGGCGGCCTTCAAGGGTCTGGTGCCCGGCAGGGCCTACAATATATCCGTGCAGACGATGTCCGAGGACGAGATCTCGCTGCCGACGACGGCACAATATCGAACGGTGCCGCTGCGACCCTTGAACGTGACCTTCGATAGGGATTTCATCACCTCCAATTCGTTCCGGGTGCTTTGGGAGGCGCCCAAGGGCGTCTCCGAGTTCGACAAATATCAGGTTTCGGTGGCCACCACCCGCAGGCAGTCCACCGTGCCGCGGAGCAACGAGCCGGTGGCCTTCTTCGACTTTCGCGACATCGCCGAGCCGGGCAAGACGTTCAATGTGATCGTGAAGACGGTCTCCGGCAAGGTCACCTCGTGGCCAGCCACCGGCGATGTGACCCTGCGACCCCTGCCCGTTCGCAACCTGAGGAGCATCAACGATGACAAGACTAACACCATGGTCATCACCTGGGAGGCGGATCCGGCGAGCACGCAGGATGAGTACCGCATAGT CTACCATGAGTTGGAGACATTCAATGGAGACACCAGCACCCTGACCACAGACCGAACTCGATTCACGCTGGAGAGCCTTCTGCCGGGCCGCAACTACTCGCTATCCGTGCAGGCGGTCTCCAAGAAGATGGAATCGAACGAGACCAGCATCTTCGTGGTCACCCGCCCCTCGTCGCCCATCATCGAGGACCTGAAGAGCATACGGATGGGCCTGAATATCAGTTGGAAGAGCGACGTGAACTCGAAACAGGAGCAATACGAGGTGTTGTACTCACGCAACGGAACCAGCGATTTGCGCACCCAGAAGACCAAGGAATCGCGACTGGTGATCAAGAATCTGCAGCCGGGAGCTGGATATGAACTGAAGGTCTTTGCGGTTAGCCACGATTTGCGAAGTGAACCGCATGCCTACTTCCAGGCAGTTT ATCCCAATCCGCCACGCAACATGACCATCGAGACGGTGCGCAGCAACTCGGTTCTGGTCCACTGGTCGCCGCCGGAAAGCGGTGAGTTCACCGAATACTCGATTCGCTATCGAACGGACAGCGAACAGCAATGGGTGCGCCTGCCCAGCGTCCGATCGACGGAGGCGGACATCACCGATATGACCAAGGGCGAGAAGTACACCATCCAGGTGAACACGGTGAGCTTTGGCGTCGAGAGTCCCGTGCCGCAGGAGGTGAACACGACGGTGCCGCCGAATCCGGTGTCGAATATCATTCAGCTAGTTGACTCACGGAACATCACGTTGGAGTGGCCCAAGCCGGAGGGTCGGGTGGAGTCGTACATCCTTAAGTGGTGGCCCAGCGATAATCCCGGTCGTGTGCAGACCAAGAATGTCTCCGAGAACAAGTCGG CCGACGATTTGTCGACGGTGAGAGTGCTGATCGGCGAACTGATGCCCGGGGTGCAGTACAAGTTCGACATCCAGACGACCTCCTATGGCATCCTGTCGGGCATCACCAGCCTCTATCCGCGCACCATGCCGCTCATCCAGTCGGACGTGGTGGTGGCCAATGGCGAGAAGGAGGACGAGCGGGACACGATCACCCTGAGCTACACGCCCACGCCGCAGTCGTCGTCCAAGTTCGATATCTACCGCTTCTCCCTGGGCGACGCCGAGATCCGGGACAAGGAGAAGCTGGCCAACGACACGGATCGCAAGGTGACCTTCACGGGTCTGGTGCCCGGACGTCTGTACAACATCACCGTGTGGACGGTCAGCGGCGGAGTGGCCAGCCTGCCGATTCAGCGCCAGGATCGCCTCTATCCGGAGCCCATTACCCAGCTGCATGCCACGAATATCACGGATACGGAGATCTCACTGCGCTGGGATCTGCCGAAGGGCGAGTACAATGACTTTGATATTGCCTACCTGACAGCGGACAATTTGTTGGCCCAGAACATGACCATCCGGAATGAGATAACCATCAGCGATCTGCGACCCCACAGGAACTACACCTTCACCGTGGTCGTTCGTTCCGGCACCGAATCCTCGGTTCTCCGGAGCAGCTCACCCCTGTCGGCCAGCTTCACCACAAACGAGGCGGTTCCGGGTCGAGTGGAGCGTTTCCATCCCACCGATGTTCAGCCCAGCGAGATTAATTTCGAGTGGTCGCTGCCCTCCAGTGAGGCGAATGGCGTGATTCGCCAATTCTCGATAGCCTATACGAATATCAACAATCTCACGGACGCCGGAATGCAGGACTTTGAGTCGGAGGAGGCGTTTGGGGTGATCAAAAACCTGAAGCCCGGCGAAACGTATGTGTTCAAGATTCAGGCCAAAACGGCCATCGGTTTTGGACCGGAGCGGGAATATCGACAGACGATGCCGATATTGGCGCCACCACGTCCCGCCACCCAGGTGGTGCCCACCGAGGTCTATCGCAGCTCGTCGACCATCCAGATTCGCTTCCGGAAGAACTACTTCTCCGATCAGAACGGCCAGGTGCGCATGTACACGATCATTGTGGCGGAGGACGATGCCAAGAATGCCTCCGGCCTGGAGATGCCCAGCTGGCTGGACGTGCAGTCGTATAGCGTCTGGCTGCCCTACCAGGCCATCGATCCGTACTATCCGTTCGAGAACCAGTCGGTGGAGGACTTTACCATCGGCACCGAGAACTGTGACAACCACAAGATTGGCTACTGCAACGGACCACTGAAGTCGGGCACCACCTACCGCGTGAAGGTGCGAGCGTTCACCGGAGCGGACAAGTTCACGGACACCGCCTACAGTTTTCCCATTCAGACGG ATCAAGACAACACCTCCCTGATCGTGGCCATCACAGTGCCGCTGACCATCATCCTGGTGCTCCTGGTCACCCTGCTGTTCTACAAGCGGCGACGCAACAATTGCCGCAAGACCACCAAGGATTCGCGGGCCAATGACAATATGTCGCTGCCGGACAGTGTGATCGAGCAGAATCGCCCGATACTGATCAAGAACTTTGCGGAGCACTACCGCCTGATGTCCGCCGACTCGGACTTCCGTTTCAGCGAGGAGTTCGAGGAGCTGAAGCACGTGGGCCGCGATCAGCCGTGCACCTTTGCCGACCTGCCCTGCAATCGGCCGAAGAACCGGTTCACCAACATCCTGCCCTACGACCACTCGCGCTTCAAGCTCCAGCCTGTGGACGATGACGAGGGCAGCGACTACATCAATGCCAACTATGTGCCCGGGCACAATTCGCCGCGGGAGTTCATCGTCACCCAGGGACCGCTGCACTCGACGCGCGACGACTTCTGGCGGATGTGCTGGGAGAGCAACTCGCGGGCCATCGTCATGCTGACCCGGTGCTTCGAGAAGGGACGCGAGAAGTGCGACCAGTACTGGCCCAATGACACGGTGCCCGTCTTCTACGGCGACATCAAGGTGCAGATTCTCAACGACAGCCACTACGCCGACTGGGTGATGACCGAGTTTATGCTGTGCAGG GGCAGCGAACAGCGCATCCTGCGGCACTTCCATTTCACCACCTGGCCGGACTTTGGGGTGCCCAATCCGCCGCAGACCCTCGTCCGCTTCGTGCGCGCCTTCCGCGATCGCATCGGGGCCGAGCAGCGACCCATTGTGGTCCACTGCAGCGCCGGAGTGGGAAGGTCGGGCACCTTCATCACTTTGGATCGCATCCTGCAGCAGATTAACACGTCCGACTATGTGGACATCTTCGGCATAGTGTATGCCATGCGCAAGG AGCGCGTTTGGATGGTGCAGACGGAGCAGCAGTACATCTGCATCCACCAGTGCCTGCTGGCGGTGCTCGAGGGCAAGGAGAACATCGTGGGTCCCGCTCGCGAGATGCACGACAACGAGGGCTACGAAG GCCAACAAGTGCAGCTGGACGAGAACGGCGATGTGGTGGCCACCATCGAGGGTCATTTGTCGCACCACGACCTCCAGCAGGCCGAGGCGGAGGCCATTGACGATGAGAATGCGGCGATACTGCACGATGACCAGCAGCCGCTGACCAGTAGCTTCACTGGCCACCACAATCACATGCCGCCCACCACATCGATGAGCTCCTTCGTTGGCGCAGGGGGCGGCATTAACAATGTGGAAGCGCCGGATAGATGA
- the Ptp10D gene encoding tyrosine-protein phosphatase 10D isoform X4 gives MLYQLSKATTRIRLKRQKAVPQHCWLWSLAFLAAFTLKDVRCADLAISIPNNPGLDDGASYRLDYSPPFGYPEPNTTIASREIGDEIQFSRALPGTKYNFWLYYTNFTHHDWLTWTVTITTAPDPPSNLSVQVRSGKNAIILWSPPTQGSYTAFKIKVLGLSEASSSYNRTFQVNDNTFQHSVKELTPGATYQVQAYTIYDGKESVAYTSRNFTTKPNTPGKFIVWFRNETTLLVLWQPPYPAGIYTHYKVSIEPPDANDSVLYVEKEGEPPGPAQAAFKGLVPGRAYNISVQTMSEDEISLPTTAQYRTVPLRPLNVTFDRDFITSNSFRVLWEAPKGVSEFDKYQVSVATTRRQSTVPRSNEPVAFFDFRDIAEPGKTFNVIVKTVSGKVTSWPATGDVTLRPLPVRNLRSINDDKTNTMVITWEADPASTQDEYRIVYHELETFNGDTSTLTTDRTRFTLESLLPGRNYSLSVQAVSKKMESNETSIFVVTRPSSPIIEDLKSIRMGLNISWKSDVNSKQEQYEVLYSRNGTSDLRTQKTKESRLVIKNLQPGAGYELKVFAVSHDLRSEPHAYFQAVYPNPPRNMTIETVRSNSVLVHWSPPESGEFTEYSIRYRTDSEQQWVRLPSVRSTEADITDMTKGEKYTIQVNTVSFGVESPVPQEVNTTVPPNPVSNIIQLVDSRNITLEWPKPEGRVESYILKWWPSDNPGRVQTKNVSENKSADDLSTVRVLIGELMPGVQYKFDIQTTSYGILSGITSLYPRTMPLIQSDVVVANGEKEDERDTITLSYTPTPQSSSKFDIYRFSLGDAEIRDKEKLANDTDRKVTFTGLVPGRLYNITVWTVSGGVASLPIQRQDRLYPEPITQLHATNITDTEISLRWDLPKGEYNDFDIAYLTADNLLAQNMTIRNEITISDLRPHRNYTFTVVVRSGTESSVLRSSSPLSASFTTNEAVPGRVERFHPTDVQPSEINFEWSLPSSEANGVIRQFSIAYTNINNLTDAGMQDFESEEAFGVIKNLKPGETYVFKIQAKTAIGFGPEREYRQTMPILAPPRPATQVVPTEVYRSSSTIQIRFRKNYFSDQNGQVRMYTIIVAEDDAKNASGLEMPSWLDVQSYSVWLPYQAIDPYYPFENQSVEDFTIGTENCDNHKIGYCNGPLKSGTTYRVKVRAFTGADKFTDTAYSFPIQTDQDNTSLIVAITVPLTIILVLLVTLLFYKRRRNNCRKTTKDSRANDNMSLPDSVIEQNRPILIKNFAEHYRLMSADSDFRFSEEFEELKHVGRDQPCTFADLPCNRPKNRFTNILPYDHSRFKLQPVDDDEGSDYINANYVPGHNSPREFIVTQGPLHSTRDDFWRMCWESNSRAIVMLTRCFEKGREKCDQYWPNDTVPVFYGDIKVQILNDSHYADWVMTEFMLCRGSEQRILRHFHFTTWPDFGVPNPPQTLVRFVRAFRDRIGAEQRPIVVHCSAGVGRSGTFITLDRILQQINTSDYVDIFGIVYAMRKERVWMVQTEQQYICIHQCLLAVLEGKENIVGPAREMHDNEGYEDDEGIAESGM, from the exons GACGTTCGATGTGCAGATCTAGCCATAAGCATACCCAACAATCCCGGCCTGGACGATGGGGCCTCCTATCGGTTGGACTACAGTCCGCCCTTCGGCTATCCGGAGCCCAACACGACGATTGCCTCCCGGGAAATCGGCGATGAGATCCAATTCTCACGCGCCCTGCCCGGCACCAAATACAACTTCTGGCTGTACTACACGAACTTCACGCACCACGATTGGCTCACCTGGACGGTGACGATAACAACAG CTCCCGATCCGCCGTCGAACCTCTCTGTCCAGGTGCGGAGCGGCAAGAACGCCATCATCCTGTGGTCCCCGCCCACCCAGGGCAGCTACACGGCCTTCAAGATCAAGGTGCTGGGCCTGTCGGAGGCCTCGAGCAGCTACAACCGCACCTTCCAGGTCAACGACAACACATTCCAGCACAGCGTCAAGGAGCTGACCCCGGGAGCCACCTACCAGGTGCAGGCCTATACCATCTACGATGGCAAGGAGTCGGTGGCCTACACCAGTCGCAATTTCACCACAA AGCCCAACACTCCGGGGAAATTCATCGTCTGGTTCCGTAATGAGACGACGCTGCTGGTCCTGTGGCAACCGCCGTATCCGGCGGGCATTTACACGCACTACAAGGTGTCCATCGAGCCGCCGGACGCCAACGACAGTGTTCTGTATGTGGAGAAGGAGGGCGAGCCGCCCGGTCCGGCGCAGGCGGCCTTCAAGGGTCTGGTGCCCGGCAGGGCCTACAATATATCCGTGCAGACGATGTCCGAGGACGAGATCTCGCTGCCGACGACGGCACAATATCGAACGGTGCCGCTGCGACCCTTGAACGTGACCTTCGATAGGGATTTCATCACCTCCAATTCGTTCCGGGTGCTTTGGGAGGCGCCCAAGGGCGTCTCCGAGTTCGACAAATATCAGGTTTCGGTGGCCACCACCCGCAGGCAGTCCACCGTGCCGCGGAGCAACGAGCCGGTGGCCTTCTTCGACTTTCGCGACATCGCCGAGCCGGGCAAGACGTTCAATGTGATCGTGAAGACGGTCTCCGGCAAGGTCACCTCGTGGCCAGCCACCGGCGATGTGACCCTGCGACCCCTGCCCGTTCGCAACCTGAGGAGCATCAACGATGACAAGACTAACACCATGGTCATCACCTGGGAGGCGGATCCGGCGAGCACGCAGGATGAGTACCGCATAGT CTACCATGAGTTGGAGACATTCAATGGAGACACCAGCACCCTGACCACAGACCGAACTCGATTCACGCTGGAGAGCCTTCTGCCGGGCCGCAACTACTCGCTATCCGTGCAGGCGGTCTCCAAGAAGATGGAATCGAACGAGACCAGCATCTTCGTGGTCACCCGCCCCTCGTCGCCCATCATCGAGGACCTGAAGAGCATACGGATGGGCCTGAATATCAGTTGGAAGAGCGACGTGAACTCGAAACAGGAGCAATACGAGGTGTTGTACTCACGCAACGGAACCAGCGATTTGCGCACCCAGAAGACCAAGGAATCGCGACTGGTGATCAAGAATCTGCAGCCGGGAGCTGGATATGAACTGAAGGTCTTTGCGGTTAGCCACGATTTGCGAAGTGAACCGCATGCCTACTTCCAGGCAGTTT ATCCCAATCCGCCACGCAACATGACCATCGAGACGGTGCGCAGCAACTCGGTTCTGGTCCACTGGTCGCCGCCGGAAAGCGGTGAGTTCACCGAATACTCGATTCGCTATCGAACGGACAGCGAACAGCAATGGGTGCGCCTGCCCAGCGTCCGATCGACGGAGGCGGACATCACCGATATGACCAAGGGCGAGAAGTACACCATCCAGGTGAACACGGTGAGCTTTGGCGTCGAGAGTCCCGTGCCGCAGGAGGTGAACACGACGGTGCCGCCGAATCCGGTGTCGAATATCATTCAGCTAGTTGACTCACGGAACATCACGTTGGAGTGGCCCAAGCCGGAGGGTCGGGTGGAGTCGTACATCCTTAAGTGGTGGCCCAGCGATAATCCCGGTCGTGTGCAGACCAAGAATGTCTCCGAGAACAAGTCGG CCGACGATTTGTCGACGGTGAGAGTGCTGATCGGCGAACTGATGCCCGGGGTGCAGTACAAGTTCGACATCCAGACGACCTCCTATGGCATCCTGTCGGGCATCACCAGCCTCTATCCGCGCACCATGCCGCTCATCCAGTCGGACGTGGTGGTGGCCAATGGCGAGAAGGAGGACGAGCGGGACACGATCACCCTGAGCTACACGCCCACGCCGCAGTCGTCGTCCAAGTTCGATATCTACCGCTTCTCCCTGGGCGACGCCGAGATCCGGGACAAGGAGAAGCTGGCCAACGACACGGATCGCAAGGTGACCTTCACGGGTCTGGTGCCCGGACGTCTGTACAACATCACCGTGTGGACGGTCAGCGGCGGAGTGGCCAGCCTGCCGATTCAGCGCCAGGATCGCCTCTATCCGGAGCCCATTACCCAGCTGCATGCCACGAATATCACGGATACGGAGATCTCACTGCGCTGGGATCTGCCGAAGGGCGAGTACAATGACTTTGATATTGCCTACCTGACAGCGGACAATTTGTTGGCCCAGAACATGACCATCCGGAATGAGATAACCATCAGCGATCTGCGACCCCACAGGAACTACACCTTCACCGTGGTCGTTCGTTCCGGCACCGAATCCTCGGTTCTCCGGAGCAGCTCACCCCTGTCGGCCAGCTTCACCACAAACGAGGCGGTTCCGGGTCGAGTGGAGCGTTTCCATCCCACCGATGTTCAGCCCAGCGAGATTAATTTCGAGTGGTCGCTGCCCTCCAGTGAGGCGAATGGCGTGATTCGCCAATTCTCGATAGCCTATACGAATATCAACAATCTCACGGACGCCGGAATGCAGGACTTTGAGTCGGAGGAGGCGTTTGGGGTGATCAAAAACCTGAAGCCCGGCGAAACGTATGTGTTCAAGATTCAGGCCAAAACGGCCATCGGTTTTGGACCGGAGCGGGAATATCGACAGACGATGCCGATATTGGCGCCACCACGTCCCGCCACCCAGGTGGTGCCCACCGAGGTCTATCGCAGCTCGTCGACCATCCAGATTCGCTTCCGGAAGAACTACTTCTCCGATCAGAACGGCCAGGTGCGCATGTACACGATCATTGTGGCGGAGGACGATGCCAAGAATGCCTCCGGCCTGGAGATGCCCAGCTGGCTGGACGTGCAGTCGTATAGCGTCTGGCTGCCCTACCAGGCCATCGATCCGTACTATCCGTTCGAGAACCAGTCGGTGGAGGACTTTACCATCGGCACCGAGAACTGTGACAACCACAAGATTGGCTACTGCAACGGACCACTGAAGTCGGGCACCACCTACCGCGTGAAGGTGCGAGCGTTCACCGGAGCGGACAAGTTCACGGACACCGCCTACAGTTTTCCCATTCAGACGG ATCAAGACAACACCTCCCTGATCGTGGCCATCACAGTGCCGCTGACCATCATCCTGGTGCTCCTGGTCACCCTGCTGTTCTACAAGCGGCGACGCAACAATTGCCGCAAGACCACCAAGGATTCGCGGGCCAATGACAATATGTCGCTGCCGGACAGTGTGATCGAGCAGAATCGCCCGATACTGATCAAGAACTTTGCGGAGCACTACCGCCTGATGTCCGCCGACTCGGACTTCCGTTTCAGCGAGGAGTTCGAGGAGCTGAAGCACGTGGGCCGCGATCAGCCGTGCACCTTTGCCGACCTGCCCTGCAATCGGCCGAAGAACCGGTTCACCAACATCCTGCCCTACGACCACTCGCGCTTCAAGCTCCAGCCTGTGGACGATGACGAGGGCAGCGACTACATCAATGCCAACTATGTGCCCGGGCACAATTCGCCGCGGGAGTTCATCGTCACCCAGGGACCGCTGCACTCGACGCGCGACGACTTCTGGCGGATGTGCTGGGAGAGCAACTCGCGGGCCATCGTCATGCTGACCCGGTGCTTCGAGAAGGGACGCGAGAAGTGCGACCAGTACTGGCCCAATGACACGGTGCCCGTCTTCTACGGCGACATCAAGGTGCAGATTCTCAACGACAGCCACTACGCCGACTGGGTGATGACCGAGTTTATGCTGTGCAGG GGCAGCGAACAGCGCATCCTGCGGCACTTCCATTTCACCACCTGGCCGGACTTTGGGGTGCCCAATCCGCCGCAGACCCTCGTCCGCTTCGTGCGCGCCTTCCGCGATCGCATCGGGGCCGAGCAGCGACCCATTGTGGTCCACTGCAGCGCCGGAGTGGGAAGGTCGGGCACCTTCATCACTTTGGATCGCATCCTGCAGCAGATTAACACGTCCGACTATGTGGACATCTTCGGCATAGTGTATGCCATGCGCAAGG AGCGCGTTTGGATGGTGCAGACGGAGCAGCAGTACATCTGCATCCACCAGTGCCTGCTGGCGGTGCTCGAGGGCAAGGAGAACATCGTGGGTCCCGCTCGCGAGATGCACGACAACGAGGGCTACGAAG ATGACGAGGGCATTGCCGAGTCGGGCATGTAA